DNA from Metabacillus flavus:
CGATATGCAGAAACAGATCAAATGGGAATCGTTTACCATGCCAACTACTTAGTTTGGATGGAAATAGGCAGAACAAAGCTTATAGAGGATTTGGGCTTTTCCTATGCCAGCATGGAAGAACAAGGCGTTCTTTCCCCTGTGATCGACTTGAATGTAGAATACAAAAAACCGTTAAAATATGGCCAAAAAGCTTCCATACATACGTGGGTACAGGAATATACCGGAGTTAAAGTGGTTTATGGATATGAAATGTACACACCAGCCGGAGAGCTTGCCATCAGAGCCGTCTCTTCCCATGTCTGCGTAAAAAAGGACACGTTTCGCCCCATCAATATTAAAAAAACCTTTCCAGACTGGGATGCTGCTTACAAAAATGCGTTAAGAAGTGAAGGCTAATGGCATTTGGAATAAAAAGAAGTGAACTGAAGCAATGGAAGGAAGCCGTTGATAAAGGCGATATCGCCTTTATAACTCATTTTTGGCATGATGAACGTTTTCCTTCCTCCCATTCGGTAACGAAAGCAGGCTGCAGCGATTTACAGAAGCTAGCAGCATGGGGGAAACAATTTGGGCTAAAGGCAGAATGGATCGATCGCCGAAGCGTCTACCATCATT
Protein-coding regions in this window:
- a CDS encoding YbgC/FadM family acyl-CoA thioesterase, whose amino-acid sequence is MFTSKTEVDVRYAETDQMGIVYHANYLVWMEIGRTKLIEDLGFSYASMEEQGVLSPVIDLNVEYKKPLKYGQKASIHTWVQEYTGVKVVYGYEMYTPAGELAIRAVSSHVCVKKDTFRPINIKKTFPDWDAAYKNALRSEG